A genomic region of Mycobacterium sp. Aquia_213 contains the following coding sequences:
- a CDS encoding UBP-type zinc finger domain-containing protein has product MSEQTGIDTTVTPSGAGCVECEQHQGWWFHLRRCAQCGHIGCCDQSPGQHATAHAGAAKHPLITSFEPGEDWFYDYRDEQFYDGPALAPPDHHPVDQSVPGPAERVPADWQRRLH; this is encoded by the coding sequence GTGAGCGAGCAGACCGGCATCGACACCACCGTCACGCCCAGCGGGGCAGGCTGTGTGGAGTGCGAGCAACACCAGGGCTGGTGGTTCCACCTGCGCCGGTGCGCCCAATGTGGTCATATCGGGTGCTGTGACCAATCGCCGGGCCAGCACGCCACTGCCCACGCCGGAGCCGCCAAGCATCCGCTGATCACCAGTTTCGAACCCGGAGAGGACTGGTTCTACGACTACCGGGACGAACAGTTCTACGACGGTCCGGCGCTGGCCCCGCCGGACCATCATCCGGTTGACCAATCGGTGCCCGGACCCGCCGAGCGTGTCCCCGCCGACTGGCAACGGCGGCTGCACTGA
- a CDS encoding dihydrodipicolinate reductase has translation MPNNYRVVQWNTGNVGKSSLKSIADNPILELVGCFAWSPDKVGRDAGELVGIAPLGVAATNDIDALLALKPDCVVYNPMWINVDELVQILSAGVNVVTTASFITGHNLGDGRDRLLEACEKGGSTIFGSGVSPGFAELLAIVSAMVCNRVDKVTVNEAADTTFYDSPETEKPVGFGQPIDHPELPAMAAKGTAIFGEAVRLVADALGVELDEVKCVAEFAQTTADLEMASWTIPAGHVAGTYISWQGIVNGKTLIDLNVRWKKGQTLEPDWQIEQDGWVIQIDGQPTVTTKVGFLPPPYFEATTLEEFMDLGHIMTAVPAINAIPAVVAAAPGIATYADLPLTLPRGFAKI, from the coding sequence GTGCCAAACAACTATCGAGTCGTTCAGTGGAACACCGGAAACGTGGGCAAAAGCTCGCTCAAGTCGATCGCCGACAACCCCATCCTGGAACTGGTCGGATGCTTCGCCTGGTCTCCGGACAAGGTCGGACGTGATGCCGGCGAATTGGTCGGCATCGCCCCGCTGGGGGTCGCCGCGACCAATGACATCGACGCGCTGCTCGCGCTGAAACCGGATTGCGTGGTCTACAACCCGATGTGGATCAACGTCGACGAGCTGGTCCAGATCTTGTCCGCGGGCGTCAACGTGGTGACCACGGCGTCGTTCATCACCGGCCACAACCTGGGCGACGGCCGCGACCGGCTCCTCGAGGCCTGCGAGAAGGGCGGCTCGACGATCTTCGGGTCCGGCGTCAGCCCGGGCTTCGCCGAGCTACTGGCCATCGTCTCGGCGATGGTGTGCAACCGCGTCGACAAGGTCACCGTCAACGAAGCCGCCGACACCACGTTCTACGACTCCCCGGAGACCGAGAAGCCGGTCGGTTTCGGCCAGCCGATCGACCATCCGGAGCTGCCGGCGATGGCCGCCAAGGGCACCGCGATCTTCGGCGAGGCCGTCCGGCTGGTGGCCGACGCGCTCGGCGTCGAGCTCGACGAGGTCAAATGCGTCGCCGAGTTCGCCCAAACCACCGCCGACCTCGAAATGGCGTCCTGGACCATCCCCGCCGGACACGTCGCGGGCACCTACATCAGCTGGCAGGGCATCGTGAACGGCAAGACCCTGATCGACCTCAACGTCCGGTGGAAAAAGGGGCAGACCCTGGAACCCGACTGGCAGATCGAGCAGGACGGCTGGGTCATCCAGATCGACGGTCAGCCGACGGTGACGACCAAGGTCGGATTCCTGCCGCCGCCGTACTTCGAGGCGACGACGCTCGAGGAATTCATGGACCTCGGCCACATCATGACGGCCGTGCCCGCCATCAACGCGATTCCGGCCGTGGTCGCCGCGGCACCCGGCATCGCTACCTACGCCGACCTTCCGCTGACGCTGCCGCGCGGCTTCGCGAAGATCTAG
- a CDS encoding SDR family NAD(P)-dependent oxidoreductase, whose amino-acid sequence MRILITGGTGFVGGWTAKAIADAGHSVRFLVRNPDRLHTSVAQLGVDVSDFAVGDIVDRVSVRAALQGCDAVVHAAALVATDPRQTNEMLTTNMQGAQNVLGQAVELGLDPIVHVSSFTALFHPNLETMTADLPVVGGADGYGTSKAQVDLYARGLQDAAAPVNITYPGMVLGPPVGNQYGEVGEGLKAALQMHVIPGRGGGWLIVDVRDLAALHAALLEPGKGPRRYTAGGHRVPAAALAEILGQAADTPMVAFPIPDTALRVAGAVLDRAKRLLPFVDTPFTSAGMQYYTRIPASDDSPSEKDLGITYRDPRETVADTIDGLRRAGS is encoded by the coding sequence GTGCGAATTCTGATAACGGGCGGTACTGGATTCGTCGGTGGGTGGACCGCTAAGGCCATCGCCGACGCGGGGCACTCGGTTCGGTTCCTGGTGCGCAATCCCGATCGGCTGCACACCTCGGTCGCGCAACTCGGTGTCGATGTGTCGGACTTCGCCGTCGGGGACATCGTCGATCGCGTCTCGGTGCGCGCAGCCTTGCAGGGATGCGACGCCGTTGTGCACGCCGCCGCCCTGGTGGCCACCGATCCGCGGCAGACCAACGAGATGCTGACCACGAATATGCAGGGCGCGCAAAACGTGCTCGGTCAAGCGGTCGAACTCGGCCTCGACCCGATCGTGCACGTGTCGAGCTTCACCGCGCTGTTCCATCCCAACCTGGAGACGATGACGGCCGACCTGCCGGTCGTCGGCGGGGCCGACGGCTACGGAACGTCCAAGGCCCAGGTCGACCTCTACGCCCGCGGCCTGCAAGACGCCGCTGCGCCGGTGAACATCACCTACCCCGGCATGGTGCTGGGCCCGCCCGTCGGCAACCAGTACGGCGAGGTCGGCGAGGGTCTCAAAGCGGCGTTGCAGATGCACGTGATCCCCGGGCGCGGCGGCGGGTGGCTGATCGTTGACGTCCGCGATCTGGCCGCGCTGCATGCCGCATTGCTCGAGCCCGGCAAAGGGCCGCGCCGCTATACCGCCGGCGGTCACCGGGTTCCGGCCGCGGCGCTCGCGGAGATACTCGGCCAGGCCGCCGACACCCCGATGGTCGCCTTTCCGATTCCCGACACCGCGTTGCGCGTCGCGGGGGCGGTGCTGGATCGGGCTAAGCGGCTTCTTCCCTTCGTCGATACGCCTTTCACCTCGGCGGGCATGCAGTACTACACCCGGATACCGGCGTCGGATGATTCGCCCAGCGAGAAAGATCTCGGCATCACCTATCGGGATCCGCGGGAAACCGTGGCCGACACGATCGACGGCCTGCGGAGAGCCGGCAGCTAG
- a CDS encoding serine hydrolase domain-containing protein, whose translation MTPSTLLVTDDGLPRGVSGAADPHFANVVQKFAQQFPGRRLGGGALSVYVDGVPVVDVWTGWSDRAGTQPWTADTGAMVFSATKGVASTVIHRLADRGLLSYDDPVAEYWPDFAANGKEEITVRDVLRHRAGLSHLRGVTKTELMDHLAMEARLAAAPVDHLRGVQAYHALTYGWLLSGLARAVTGKGMRELIRQEVARPLNTDGLHLGRPPVGSPTTPAQILMPQKGIVRTPLLNFVAPRVANMRYSGALGAMYFPGIMSLMQGDTPFLDGEIPAANGVVTGRALAKMYAVLANDGRIDGKKYLSKELARGLTGQARIKWPDANMVVPMPFHLGYHESPVPGLLRGFGHVGLGGTLGWADPEVGGSFGYVHNRLLTSRVFDMGSFAGLAGPLRSAMEAARHRGPVEVPQLGATYPKPGRRRTAAPARAASGEG comes from the coding sequence ATGACACCGTCGACTCTGCTGGTAACCGACGATGGCCTGCCGCGTGGCGTGTCGGGGGCCGCCGATCCGCATTTCGCGAACGTGGTCCAGAAATTTGCGCAGCAGTTCCCGGGGCGACGGCTCGGCGGGGGCGCCCTGTCCGTGTACGTCGATGGTGTTCCGGTCGTCGACGTCTGGACCGGGTGGTCGGACCGGGCCGGGACACAGCCCTGGACCGCCGACACCGGCGCGATGGTGTTCTCGGCGACCAAGGGTGTCGCCTCGACGGTGATTCATCGGTTGGCCGATCGGGGCCTGTTGTCCTACGACGACCCCGTCGCGGAGTACTGGCCCGACTTCGCGGCCAATGGCAAGGAAGAGATCACCGTGCGCGATGTGCTGCGGCATCGAGCCGGGCTGTCGCATCTGCGCGGTGTCACCAAGACGGAGCTGATGGACCACCTGGCGATGGAAGCGCGGCTGGCCGCCGCGCCCGTCGACCATCTGCGGGGCGTGCAGGCCTATCACGCGCTGACGTATGGCTGGCTGCTGTCCGGGTTGGCCCGGGCGGTCACGGGCAAAGGCATGCGCGAGCTGATTCGTCAGGAGGTCGCGCGTCCGCTCAACACCGACGGCCTGCATCTGGGCCGCCCGCCCGTGGGCTCGCCGACCACACCCGCGCAGATCCTGATGCCGCAGAAAGGAATTGTGCGGACCCCGCTGCTCAACTTCGTCGCACCGAGGGTGGCCAACATGCGGTACTCGGGGGCGCTGGGCGCGATGTACTTCCCGGGGATCATGTCTCTGATGCAGGGCGACACCCCGTTCCTGGACGGCGAGATCCCCGCGGCCAACGGAGTGGTGACCGGCCGCGCGCTGGCCAAGATGTATGCCGTGCTGGCCAACGACGGCCGCATCGACGGCAAGAAGTACTTGTCCAAGGAGCTGGCACGCGGGCTGACCGGGCAGGCGCGAATCAAGTGGCCGGACGCAAACATGGTGGTGCCCATGCCCTTTCACCTCGGCTACCACGAATCGCCGGTGCCCGGTCTGTTGCGCGGGTTCGGGCACGTGGGCCTGGGCGGGACGCTCGGCTGGGCCGACCCCGAGGTGGGCGGCTCGTTCGGATACGTGCACAACCGGCTGCTGACGTCGCGGGTGTTCGACATGGGATCGTTCGCCGGGCTCGCCGGTCCGTTGCGCTCCGCGATGGAGGCCGCCCGGCACCGGGGTCCGGTCGAGGTGCCCCAACTCGGTGCGACCTATCCCAAGCCCGGCCGGCGACGGACGGCCGCGCCGGCGCGGGCTGCGTCGGGCGAGGGCTAG
- a CDS encoding TIGR03621 family F420-dependent LLM class oxidoreductase, translating to MDRPPFRFGVQATNASGGHQWRDTVRKVEDLGYSTLFLADHYLGPGPAQRAARTPRQDLAPIAAMAAAAAHTETLRIGCRVFCIDYHVPAVLAKEAATLDLLSDGRLELGIGAGWSDVEYAAMGLEFDRPGRRITKLAEVVALIKAHWQGEELDYSGEFVHVRGYAGTPRPVQQPHPPIMIGGGGQRVLSLAGREADIVSISSVPFVARDADGLDPQSVAERRIGFVRAAAGDRYRRLDVESSPYFTDITNDPETALAGIAKTTGISAELLRDHPNVLIGTPESVGELLRSRRETLGVNYVTVQQSQIESFAPVVALLHGR from the coding sequence ATGGACCGGCCTCCGTTTCGCTTCGGGGTACAAGCGACCAACGCCTCCGGCGGACACCAGTGGCGCGACACCGTGCGAAAAGTCGAAGATCTCGGCTATTCAACGCTTTTCCTCGCCGATCATTATCTCGGTCCGGGCCCCGCGCAGCGGGCCGCCCGCACGCCTCGCCAAGACCTGGCTCCGATCGCGGCGATGGCGGCAGCCGCCGCCCACACCGAGACGTTGCGGATCGGTTGCCGGGTGTTCTGCATCGACTATCACGTGCCGGCGGTGTTGGCCAAGGAGGCGGCGACACTCGACCTGCTCTCCGACGGCCGCCTGGAGTTGGGCATCGGGGCGGGCTGGAGCGACGTCGAATACGCCGCGATGGGGCTCGAATTCGACCGCCCGGGGCGCCGAATCACCAAGCTGGCCGAGGTCGTCGCGCTGATCAAGGCCCATTGGCAGGGTGAAGAATTGGATTACTCGGGCGAGTTCGTTCACGTGCGCGGGTATGCGGGAACACCGCGGCCGGTGCAACAGCCGCATCCACCGATCATGATCGGCGGCGGTGGCCAGCGCGTGCTCTCGCTCGCCGGCCGCGAGGCCGACATCGTCAGCATCTCGAGCGTGCCGTTCGTGGCGCGCGATGCCGACGGCCTGGATCCACAGTCGGTTGCCGAGCGTCGAATCGGCTTCGTGCGTGCGGCCGCCGGCGACCGCTATCGCCGGCTCGACGTCGAGAGCTCCCCGTACTTCACCGACATCACCAACGACCCCGAAACGGCGTTGGCCGGCATCGCGAAAACGACGGGCATCTCGGCCGAATTGCTGCGCGACCATCCCAACGTGTTGATCGGTACGCCGGAAAGCGTTGGGGAATTGCTGCGTTCACGCCGCGAAACCCTCGGCGTCAACTACGTCACCGTGCAGCAGTCACAGATCGAATCCTTCGCACCCGTGGTAGCCCTGCTGCACGGTCGCTGA
- a CDS encoding nitroreductase family deazaflavin-dependent oxidoreductase — protein sequence MPLPIVDPQRPSTAFTRTMTKFARSGPGKFLAQHIAAKTDPWLMRVSHDKVSWGMFAVPSATLHMTGAKSGQPRQAQISYFHDGRDVIAVASNFGGNTHPNWYYNLKAHPECELGGDSFVATEITDPVEYERLYGLAERSYPGYSDYRAATTAVGRHIPVLRLAPR from the coding sequence ATGCCGCTACCGATTGTCGACCCGCAGCGCCCCAGCACGGCGTTCACGCGCACGATGACAAAGTTTGCACGCAGCGGGCCGGGAAAGTTTCTCGCACAACACATCGCGGCCAAGACCGATCCATGGCTGATGCGGGTTTCCCACGACAAAGTGTCCTGGGGAATGTTTGCTGTGCCGTCGGCGACGCTGCACATGACGGGTGCCAAAAGCGGCCAGCCACGGCAGGCGCAGATCTCCTATTTTCACGACGGTCGCGACGTCATCGCGGTCGCCTCCAACTTCGGCGGCAACACACACCCGAATTGGTACTACAACCTCAAAGCCCATCCCGAGTGTGAATTGGGTGGGGACAGCTTCGTGGCCACCGAGATCACCGATCCCGTCGAGTACGAGCGGCTCTACGGCCTCGCCGAACGCTCCTACCCTGGCTACAGCGACTATCGGGCAGCGACGACGGCGGTCGGGCGGCACATCCCGGTATTGCGCCTGGCTCCCCGGTAA
- a CDS encoding DoxX family protein, translated as MTLREAAKPPPTPLLSRRDHPVGRLWKWFGKPPTGGPAAIILIRLMAGGVFLWEGILKFVYHNQGGGRFALIGIPLPETMATFVALLEIVGGILLISGLFTRLITVPFIVEMLVAMLSTKIAMYLGTSPLPLPPAPPKTGLWAVLHEIRSEYAQLMSVAFLLIAGPGPWSIDGLLARKRRGVASARF; from the coding sequence ATGACCTTGCGCGAAGCCGCAAAACCGCCCCCAACGCCGCTGCTCTCTCGGCGCGATCACCCCGTGGGGAGACTGTGGAAGTGGTTCGGCAAACCGCCGACCGGTGGGCCCGCGGCGATCATCCTGATCCGCCTGATGGCCGGTGGTGTGTTCTTGTGGGAGGGCATCCTGAAGTTCGTGTACCACAATCAGGGTGGCGGACGGTTCGCCCTGATCGGCATTCCGCTCCCGGAGACGATGGCAACCTTTGTCGCGCTGCTCGAGATCGTGGGCGGGATCCTGCTGATCTCCGGCCTTTTCACCCGGCTGATCACGGTGCCGTTCATCGTCGAGATGTTGGTGGCGATGCTGTCGACGAAGATCGCGATGTACCTCGGAACCTCGCCCTTGCCTTTACCGCCGGCTCCCCCTAAGACTGGCCTGTGGGCGGTGTTGCATGAGATCCGCTCGGAGTATGCACAGCTGATGAGTGTCGCCTTCCTGCTGATCGCCGGGCCGGGCCCATGGTCGATCGATGGACTGCTGGCGCGAAAGCGACGCGGGGTCGCCAGCGCGCGTTTCTAG
- a CDS encoding CsbD family protein, whose product MSTEDKIKNKIEDLGGQAKEAIGKVTGDDDTKNEGRADQAKSSLKDAGEKVKDAFKK is encoded by the coding sequence ATGAGCACCGAAGACAAGATCAAGAACAAAATCGAGGACCTCGGCGGCCAGGCCAAGGAAGCCATCGGCAAGGTCACCGGCGACGACGACACCAAGAACGAAGGTCGGGCGGATCAGGCCAAGTCCAGCCTGAAGGACGCCGGCGAGAAGGTGAAGGACGCCTTCAAGAAGTAG
- a CDS encoding PPOX class F420-dependent oxidoreductase yields MAPSFQDVIQSKYLLLTTFTKDGRPKPTPIWGVPDGDMLLVITDDGSWKTKRINNTPRVTIGKSGVLGKPLSEEVEGVARVLPKSETRRVYNAVLKRYWYHAPWFYVHSIVRGGIDKVHVGLEIKPGA; encoded by the coding sequence GTGGCTCCGAGTTTTCAGGACGTCATCCAGTCCAAGTACCTGCTGCTGACCACCTTCACCAAGGACGGCCGCCCGAAGCCCACGCCAATCTGGGGAGTGCCCGACGGGGACATGCTGCTCGTCATCACCGACGACGGCTCGTGGAAAACCAAACGGATCAACAACACGCCGCGCGTGACGATCGGCAAAAGCGGCGTATTGGGCAAGCCCCTGAGCGAAGAGGTTGAGGGCGTCGCCCGGGTGCTGCCGAAGTCCGAGACACGGCGGGTCTACAACGCCGTGCTCAAGCGGTACTGGTATCACGCCCCGTGGTTCTACGTTCACTCGATCGTGCGTGGCGGTATCGACAAGGTGCACGTCGGCCTCGAGATCAAACCCGGCGCTTAG
- a CDS encoding CHAT domain-containing protein, which yields MSEADRLTLVLRYADVGIATYGSLRIVGQPSRTVTWVVEEPLLLAAIEELTDAIPEPHGSESRRDAIERALATGPFANPGTELTVAYILGVLLISTQGWQLLTECVASPRATLFVAPSARLARVPWNLLAVPKSGPSKEELVRARQDAITRSGRVAARIPWQLTNISDHTDGHRLMELVDVLMAVPANIVHAPRTPARWDARHDRPPVLVLDPRVPGQRPDSALGSVLGRPSAETQLAHHFSELMAHRAVLPGVDAAVDLFRRQDADRGWLAGMLERTPSRLLYVGHASSADAQHDHAAQADRAALHLACTAAAPGDADTIGDHRPLTASDLMSLRMPMPPRVALLACGSGGDYRFDEATGLVAAMILGGAQLVTATLWSLPTTAAYRQFAARDGDAADPMADVVAAVDHAHEADDAGSAVNRWQREQMRRWRDGDRTANPLYWAALVTFAVDGAR from the coding sequence ATGAGCGAGGCGGACCGGCTCACTCTTGTCCTGCGGTACGCCGACGTCGGCATCGCCACCTACGGCAGCCTGCGGATCGTCGGGCAGCCGTCGCGGACCGTCACCTGGGTGGTGGAGGAGCCCCTGCTGTTGGCCGCCATCGAGGAGCTGACCGACGCCATCCCCGAGCCACACGGCAGCGAGAGCCGCCGCGACGCCATCGAGCGGGCCTTGGCCACTGGCCCTTTCGCGAATCCGGGCACCGAGCTCACCGTCGCCTACATTCTGGGTGTGCTGCTGATATCGACACAGGGCTGGCAGCTGTTGACGGAGTGCGTGGCCTCGCCGCGCGCCACGCTGTTCGTGGCCCCCAGCGCGCGCCTGGCCCGCGTCCCATGGAACCTGCTGGCGGTGCCGAAATCGGGCCCGAGCAAAGAGGAATTGGTACGTGCCCGCCAGGACGCCATCACCCGTAGCGGGCGGGTGGCCGCCCGGATCCCTTGGCAGCTCACGAATATCAGCGATCACACCGACGGCCATCGGCTGATGGAGTTGGTGGACGTGCTGATGGCGGTGCCGGCGAACATCGTGCACGCACCGCGCACACCGGCGCGCTGGGATGCCCGCCACGATCGCCCGCCGGTCCTGGTCCTCGACCCGCGCGTGCCCGGACAACGCCCCGACTCCGCACTCGGGTCGGTGCTCGGCAGGCCGTCAGCGGAAACGCAATTGGCACACCACTTTTCCGAACTGATGGCCCACCGTGCGGTGCTGCCCGGCGTCGACGCGGCGGTCGACCTGTTCCGCCGTCAGGACGCCGACCGCGGCTGGCTGGCCGGCATGCTGGAGCGGACACCCAGCAGACTGCTCTACGTCGGCCACGCGAGTTCTGCAGACGCACAGCACGATCACGCCGCCCAGGCCGACCGCGCCGCGCTGCACTTGGCCTGTACGGCGGCGGCCCCGGGCGACGCCGACACCATCGGCGATCACCGCCCGCTCACGGCGTCGGACCTGATGTCGTTGCGAATGCCGATGCCTCCGCGGGTAGCCCTGCTGGCCTGCGGATCGGGCGGGGACTATCGATTCGACGAGGCTACCGGTCTGGTCGCGGCGATGATTCTGGGTGGCGCGCAGTTGGTGACCGCCACGCTGTGGTCGCTGCCCACCACGGCTGCCTACCGCCAATTCGCGGCCAGGGACGGCGACGCGGCCGATCCGATGGCCGATGTGGTCGCCGCCGTCGACCACGCGCACGAAGCCGACGACGCCGGGTCCGCGGTGAATCGATGGCAGCGCGAACAGATGCGGCGTTGGCGCGACGGCGACCGCACCGCAAACCCGCTGTATTGGGCCGCGCTGGTCACCTTCGCGGTCGACGGCGCACGCTAG
- a CDS encoding cutinase family protein — translation MATAVLVSGHAPAASADCPDVDLVFARGTSEPPGVGGIGSGFVDALRGQLGGRSLTVYPVNYPASSDFANPDFPATFIDGIRDASSHIESMAASCPKTREVLGGFSQGAAVAGFVTSSAVPKGVPTASVPAPMPPDVANHIAAVTLFGTPSNQFLEHYGAPDIAIGPLYQPKTLQLCAPGDPICGGGSDGAAHGSYVVNGMTGQAASYVASHL, via the coding sequence ATGGCGACAGCCGTGCTGGTCAGCGGCCACGCCCCGGCGGCAAGCGCCGACTGTCCTGACGTCGACTTGGTCTTTGCCCGCGGCACCAGCGAGCCGCCCGGTGTCGGCGGCATCGGTTCCGGCTTCGTCGACGCGCTGCGCGGTCAGCTCGGCGGGCGGAGCCTGACGGTGTACCCGGTGAACTACCCGGCCAGCAGCGACTTCGCCAACCCCGACTTCCCGGCGACGTTCATCGACGGGATCCGTGACGCCAGCTCGCACATCGAGTCGATGGCGGCCAGCTGCCCCAAGACCCGGGAAGTGCTGGGCGGTTTTTCGCAGGGCGCGGCCGTTGCCGGTTTCGTTACCTCGTCGGCCGTCCCCAAGGGCGTCCCCACCGCTTCGGTGCCGGCACCGATGCCGCCCGACGTCGCCAACCACATCGCCGCGGTTACCCTCTTCGGCACACCGTCGAATCAATTCCTGGAGCATTACGGTGCGCCGGACATCGCGATCGGCCCGCTGTACCAGCCCAAGACGCTGCAGCTGTGCGCTCCCGGCGATCCGATCTGCGGTGGCGGCAGCGACGGCGCCGCACACGGTTCGTATGTCGTGAACGGGATGACGGGCCAAGCCGCGAGCTACGTGGCCAGCCACCTGTAG
- a CDS encoding SDR family NAD(P)-dependent oxidoreductase produces the protein MSAKTAVVTGGASGIGRAVAERLRKDGFQVAVLDLTPTDDGFGHVADVTDRAQVDAAMSAIRDALGPILVLVNAAGVEGFKKFLSMSFEEWSKVIDVNLNGVFNTIQAVLPDMVEAGWGRIVNISSSSTHSGQPFMAHYVAAKSAVNGLTKSLALEYGPSGITVNAVPPGFVDTPMLRSAESRQLLGGTVEDHIARTPVRRVGKPEDIAAACAFFASEEAGYITGQILGVNGGRNT, from the coding sequence TTGAGCGCGAAGACAGCGGTTGTGACCGGCGGTGCCTCGGGGATTGGCCGTGCGGTGGCCGAAAGGTTGCGCAAGGACGGATTTCAGGTGGCCGTCCTCGATCTCACCCCCACCGACGACGGGTTCGGTCACGTTGCCGACGTCACCGATCGCGCGCAGGTCGACGCGGCGATGTCGGCCATCCGCGACGCGCTCGGCCCGATCCTGGTGCTGGTCAACGCCGCCGGCGTGGAGGGTTTCAAGAAGTTCCTGAGCATGTCGTTTGAGGAGTGGTCGAAGGTGATCGACGTGAACCTCAACGGAGTGTTCAACACCATTCAGGCCGTGCTGCCCGACATGGTCGAGGCGGGCTGGGGACGCATCGTCAACATCTCGTCGTCCAGCACACATTCCGGTCAACCATTCATGGCCCACTACGTCGCGGCGAAATCGGCGGTCAACGGACTGACCAAATCGCTGGCCCTCGAATACGGCCCGAGTGGGATCACCGTCAACGCGGTGCCGCCGGGATTCGTCGACACCCCGATGCTGCGCAGCGCCGAGAGCCGGCAGCTGCTCGGCGGAACCGTTGAGGACCACATCGCTCGCACGCCGGTTCGGCGGGTGGGCAAGCCCGAAGACATCGCCGCCGCATGTGCCTTCTTCGCCTCCGAGGAAGCCGGCTACATCACCGGACAGATTCTCGGCGTGAACGGCGGCCGCAACACCTGA
- a CDS encoding aldehyde dehydrogenase yields MYDRDQLFIDGKWAAPASGQDSISVVSPHSEAVIGRAVCAGPADVDRAVDAARAAFDTGPWPRLQPAERIEAITRLAGIYNERRADMAALISAEIGAPISFAKRAQVRLPLTMMSAFCTIAADYAWQQERPGLYGKNIRIRKVPVGVVAAVVPWNMPQFLTVTKVVPALLAGCTVVLKPAPESVLDAQLLADLVAAAELPPGVLNVVPGGREVGELLVRHPGVDKVSFTGSTVAGRQVALACAEGLKQVSLELGGKSAAIVLDDADPAAAATGIQMASLANSGQVCNALSRILVPEQRKDEFVDALAAGMAAMAVGDPADPNSQIGPLVAQRQQERVRGYIESGKSEGARLVTGGSEMPDGLDAGWYVRPTLFSDATNDMRIAREEIFGPVLTVISYRDEDEAIRIANDSEYGLAGSVFTADVERGYGVAARVRSGTFGVNEGYIMDPAAPFGGVKNSGYGRELGTEGIDSYTVSQSISTAGTSN; encoded by the coding sequence ATGTACGACAGGGACCAACTCTTCATCGACGGGAAGTGGGCAGCCCCGGCTTCGGGCCAGGATTCCATCTCGGTGGTGTCCCCGCATAGCGAGGCTGTCATCGGCCGCGCGGTCTGCGCGGGACCTGCCGACGTCGACCGCGCGGTCGACGCTGCGCGCGCGGCTTTCGACACCGGACCGTGGCCACGCCTGCAACCGGCGGAACGCATCGAGGCCATCACCCGGCTGGCCGGCATCTACAACGAGCGGCGAGCCGATATGGCCGCACTGATCTCGGCCGAGATCGGCGCCCCGATCAGCTTCGCCAAAAGGGCACAGGTCCGGCTACCCCTGACCATGATGTCGGCGTTCTGCACCATCGCTGCCGACTACGCATGGCAGCAGGAACGGCCGGGGCTCTACGGCAAGAACATTCGGATCCGGAAGGTTCCGGTCGGCGTCGTCGCCGCGGTGGTGCCGTGGAACATGCCGCAGTTTCTGACCGTCACCAAGGTGGTGCCCGCGCTGCTGGCCGGCTGCACGGTGGTGCTCAAGCCCGCACCCGAGTCGGTCCTTGACGCGCAGCTGCTCGCGGATCTGGTTGCGGCAGCTGAGCTTCCGCCCGGTGTGCTCAATGTGGTGCCGGGCGGTCGAGAAGTCGGCGAGCTGCTGGTGCGCCATCCCGGCGTCGACAAGGTTTCGTTCACCGGCTCCACGGTGGCCGGCCGGCAAGTGGCCCTCGCGTGTGCCGAAGGCCTGAAGCAGGTGAGCCTCGAACTGGGCGGCAAGTCGGCGGCGATCGTGCTCGACGACGCCGACCCCGCCGCCGCCGCGACCGGCATTCAGATGGCCAGCCTGGCCAACAGCGGGCAGGTCTGCAACGCGCTGAGCCGGATTCTGGTGCCCGAGCAGCGCAAGGACGAATTCGTCGACGCGCTGGCCGCCGGGATGGCGGCGATGGCCGTCGGCGACCCGGCCGATCCCAACAGCCAGATCGGTCCGTTGGTCGCCCAGCGCCAGCAGGAGCGGGTCCGCGGTTACATCGAATCGGGCAAAAGCGAAGGGGCGCGGCTGGTTACCGGCGGCAGCGAGATGCCCGACGGCCTCGACGCCGGTTGGTATGTGCGCCCGACACTGTTCAGCGACGCGACCAACGACATGCGAATCGCGCGCGAGGAGATCTTCGGTCCGGTGCTGACGGTCATTTCCTACCGTGACGAGGACGAGGCGATCCGGATCGCCAACGACTCCGAGTACGGGCTGGCCGGATCGGTGTTCACCGCCGACGTCGAACGCGGTTACGGCGTCGCGGCCCGGGTCCGGTCCGGGACCTTCGGCGTCAACGAGGGCTACATCATGGATCCGGCAGCCCCGTTCGGCGGGGTCAAGAACAGCGGCTACGGTCGCGAGCTCGGAACCGAGGGAATCGACAGTTACACCGTGAGCCAATCGATTTCGACGGCCGGCACAAGCAATTAG